The Malus sylvestris chromosome 12, drMalSylv7.2, whole genome shotgun sequence genome contains a region encoding:
- the LOC126592156 gene encoding uncharacterized protein LOC126592156, translating to MEKLLISLPKLYDSIVSVIENTKDLETINAQDVVAFLKGYEQRLDRHGESSTKKAFASLNIASKPNKFNGQANNGKYRKIFKPIGKQWSNKADWSNEAIVRVKNDANNTGDRLKKPNDVWYIDSGCSNHMTSKEDLLVDIDINVKAKVQVGTGVLVDVVGKGTLVIETMKDKKYIREVMRVPSLAENLLSVGQMTEHGYFLLFGDYRVDMFDDKSLSNLVVNVKQKRNRCFPLIFSTNKELVLSTSVQECAKMWHRKHGHLNFRSLKLLQNQGSNHEWKQLNVSYTPQQNGVVERKNGTIVEMAKSMLHENELPYKL from the exons ATGGAGAAACTGTTAATTAGTTTGCCTAAATTGTATGACAGTATTGTATCTGTGATAGAAAATACTAAGGATTTGGAGACCATAAATGCTCAGGATGTGGTTGCTTTTCTAAAAGGTTATGAGCAAAGACTTGATAGGCATGGTGAGAGTAGCACAAAAAAGGCATTTGCTAGCTTGAACATTGCATCTAAACCAAACAAGTTTAATGGTCAAGCTAACAATGGTAAATATCGGAAGATTTTTAAGCCAATAGGAAAACAGTGGAGTAATAAGGCTGATTGGAGCAATGAGGCTATTGTTCGTGTGAAAAATGATGCAAACAATACTGGAGATAGAT TGAAGAAGCCAAATGATGTGTGGTACATAGACAGTGGATGCAGTAATCATATGACATCCAAAGAGGATTTACTTGTTGATATTGACATAAATGTGAAAGCCAAAGTCCAAGTAGGCACTGGAGTTTTGGTTGACGTTGTAGGGAAAGGAACTCTGGTTATTGAAACAATGAAAGACAAGAAATATATAAGGGAAGTAATGCGTGTACCTAGTCTTGCAGAAAACTTGCTTAGTGTAGGCCAGATGACTGAGCAtggttattttcttttgtttggagACTATAGAGTGGATATGTTTGATGACAAGTCTCTAAGTAATCTGGTAGTCAATGTGAAACAAAAGAGGAATAGATGTTTTCCTTTGATCTTCAGTACAAACAAGGAGCTTGTATTGAGTACTAGTGTGCAAGAATGTGCAAAAATGTGGCACAGAAAACATGGTCATCTAAACTTCAGGAGCCTCAAGTTATTGCAAAATCAAG GTTCCAACCATGAGTGGAAACAG CTCAATGTGTCCTACACTCCACAGCAAAATGGAGTTGTAGAAAGGAAGAATGGAACTATAGTGGAAATGGCTAAAAGCATGCTGCATGAAAATGAACTACCCTACAAGCTATAG
- the LOC126593938 gene encoding uncharacterized protein LOC126593938, whose product MSSGSIRRVSREDIQLVQNLIERCLQLYMNQKEVVDTLLDQAKIEPGFTELVWQKLEEENREFFRAYYLRLMVKHQIMEYNNLLKQQVELMSQLHSSGVTSISSSNGSHISSMRQNSTCYAPEHVGTALKTENIHHQVGSCLHNAFTNGGSSLHTSMHNAGKMSAHTGRIDVQPNMLSNQISNIGLMHGMNGGIVKSEVGYSGSSYMFNADGNILETRPAIGDASVAAFNSVESNSQSLNESLLDADSSSFGLLGQIPRILSFSDLATDFSQSSDILESYPRSPFLATDNNNFLDSRDREHQGDNNRLDTVSEGVSYEDFGSE is encoded by the exons ATGTCTAGTGGATCCATTAGACGGGTCTCACGTGAAGATATACAACTG GTGCAAAACCTTATCGAGCGATGTCTCCAGCTTTACATGAACCAGAAGGAAGTGGTAGATACTTTACTGGATCAGGCAAAAATAGAGCCTGGTTTCACAGAACTTG TTTGGCAGAAACTTGAGGAAGAGAATCGGGAATTCTTCAGGGCGTATTATTTAAGATTGATGGTGAAGCACCAAATAATGGAATATAACAACTTGCTTAAGCAACAGGTGGAATTGATGAGTCAGTTACACTCAAGTGGAGTCACTTCAATATCTAGTTCCAATGGATCTCACATTTCATCAA TGCGCCAAAACTCAACATGCTATGCACCAGAGCATGTAGGAACAGCGCTGAAGACAGAAAATATACACCACCAAGTTGGTTCTTGCCTACATAATGCTTTTACTAATGGTGGATCTTCATTGCACACCAGTATGCACAATGCTGGTAAAATGTCTGCTCATACCGGTAGGATTGATGTCCAACCAAACATGCTTTCGAACCAGATCTCCAACATAGGTCTGATGCATGGAATGAATGGGGGAATTGTCAAATCAGAAGTTGGATATTCAGGCAGTTCGTACATGTTTAATGCTGATGGAAACATCCTGGAAACCCGGCCCGCTATTGGAGATGCTTCTGTTGCAGCATTCAATAGCGTAGAGTCCAATTCACAGTCCCTAAATGAATCTCTGCTTGATGCAGACAGTTCATCATTTGGTCTTTTAGGTCAGATTCCTCGAATCTTGAGCTTTTCGGATCTTGCAACTGACTTTTCTCAGAGTTCag ACATACTGGAGAGCTATCCTAGATCACCCTTCTTGGCTACAGATAATAACAACTTCCTGGATTCTCGTGACAGAGAACATCAAG GGGACAATAACAGATTGGACACCGTCTCAGAAGGTGTAAGTTATGAAGATTTTGGCAGTGAATAG